A genomic stretch from Penicillium digitatum chromosome 4, complete sequence includes:
- a CDS encoding PCI/PINT associated module, with protein sequence MGQTPVLDQFLGSLQELVQKRDGAKVQDFLQLEPPLSDIYQRMISELRDHYTLGPKTDNELLQRCEPLVPRSKGSWTAFPTFVKLYLTFLRDMNTDNLLETYNQLKALLNQCVLALGDSQMGIVVLPTVLYLSKVLAKLAMGLDRRPDLIAHIRRMEGLADQDESIEKVTLVEKSANVVREAFIKCLTDRTGTPGPSGKPEGKRIGIYLMANLCLKLLFQCGKLRNAEQMFASISAQSPPLAYFPASQRVTYLYYLGRYLFANNLFFPARIALQAAYDQCHRQAVSQRRLILSYLIPCNIILGRFPSQALLQRPEAQGLAVHFQPLCRLIVRGDYLAFRQHLFLGSPTAQWFACKGILFTLRNRCEILVWRSFARKVFMYGGSYGGPQAQAQKGPPPVLNLKKLVMAIRWLQTQHALSRNGTASAVVTPNLYGSQVVSEPPDIDYARLDGANGKASPATDQETLRKYGDFLAPDGFFTEEGRLQSNVPGLLVDGDPEENYGDFELDPYAYNLDDRTEAGISMMQEIESIFASLITQGLMGGYLLHREPRFAVPGAKIKGILPTGFPNVWQTISARESHDSSVPGWVQPRAPTAGSTGGGRVVNLTGARPVGLQ encoded by the exons ATGGGTCAAACCCCCGTCCTCGACCAATTCCTCGGCAGTTTGCAGGAATTGGTTCAAAAGCGCGATGGTGCTAAAGTTCAGGACTTTCTTCAGCTCGAGCCGCCGCTCTCTGACATTTACCAGCGCATGATCAGTGAATTGCGAGACCACTATACCCTGGGTCCCAAAACTGACAACGAACTTCTCCAACGATGCGAGCCTCTCGTACCGCGATCCAAGGGCTCATGGACGGCGTTCCCAACTTTCGTCAAGCTCTACCTGACCTTCCTACGCGACATGAACACCGATAACCTATTGGAAACATACAATCAATTGAAGGCGCTGCTCAA TCAATGTGTGCTCGCCCTCGGAGATAGTCAAATGGGTATCGTAGTTCTTCCTACTGTTCTCTACTTGTCCAAAGTTCTGGCAAAATTGGCAATGGGTCTTGATCGTCGACCGGACCTGATTGCGCATATTCGACGAATGGAAGGTCTGGCGGATCAGGACGAGAGCATTGAGAAGGTGACTTTGGTGGAAAAATCGGCCAACGTAGTGCGCGAAGCCTTCATCAAGTGCCTCACTGATCGCACCGGCACCCCCGGCCCCTCTGGTAAGCCGGAGGGCAAGCGCATCGGTATCTATCTCATGGCTAATCTCTGCCTCAAACTGCTATTCCAG TGCGGTAAACTACGCAACGCCGAGCAGATGTTTGCAAGCATTAGCGCCCAATCACCCCCTTTGGCCTACTTCCCAGCCTCACAGCGTGTCAcctacctctactacctcGGGCGATACCTTTTCGCCAATAACCTCTTCTTCCCCGCCCGCATCGCTTTGCAGGCCGCCTATGACCAATGTCACCGCCAGGCCGTAAGCCAACGACGCTTGATCCTCTCATACCTCATTCCGTGCAACATTATCTTGGGTCGATTTCCATCTCAGGCACTCCTCCAACGACCAGAAGCACAAGGATTAGCAGTACACTTTCAGCCATTGTGTCGATTGATTGTCAGAGGAGATTACCTGGCTTTCCGACAACATCTCTTCTTGGGCTCGCCGACCGCCCAATGGTTTGCATGTAAAGGAATTCTGTTTACCCTCCGAAATCGATGTGAGATTCTCGTGTGGCGATCTTTTGCACGCAAGGTTTTCATGTATGGAGGTTCTTATGGAGGCCCGCAGGCGCAGGCGCAGAAGGGACCTCCACCAGTCCTCAACCTTAAAAAGCTCGTTATGGCTATACGATGGTTACAGACACAGCACGCATTATCCAGAAATGGCACGGCCAGTGCTGTGGTGACACCCAACCTTTATGGATCACAAGTCGTTTCCGAACCTCCAGATATCGACTACGCTCGCCTGGATGGGGCAAATGGAAAAGCCAGCCCCGCCACCGATCAAGAAACACTACGAAAATATGGAGATTTTTTAGCCCCGGATGGGTTCTTTACCGAAGAAGGGCGATTACAGTCTAATGTACCGGGTCTATTGGTAGATGGAGACCCAGAAGAGAATTATGGCGACTTCGAACTGGATCCATATGCGTACAATCTTGACGACAGAACAGAAGCAGGGATATCCATGATGCAAGAGATAGAATCGATTTTCGCGTCCTTGATTACACAAGGGCTGATGGGCGGTTACCTTCTCCATCGTGAGCCTCGATTCGCGGTTCCCGGTGCCAAAATCAAAGGCATCTTGCCAACAGGATTCCCCAACGTTTGGCAGACCATCTCTGCCCGTGAAAGTCATGATTCCAGTGTTCCCGGTTGGGTACAGCCTCGGGCGCCTACAGCTGGATCAACTGGAGGTGGTAGGGTAGTCAATCTCACCGGAGCACGCCCAGTTGGCCTACAATAA
- a CDS encoding FAD-binding, type 2 encodes MDHTAAVKEISERVADFHSRQQPFRIHHGATNSTRPSNRSLSNTVSTEPPTRILEIDVNRCTAIVEPNVSMGALVAATKAHGLVPLVVVEFPTISVVKACNDRVETSSELADKHSDLFWGTASSFGTLGVVTLLEIQLKKSQPLVELKYYVTSNMKDAVRTFEEASADPSTEYLDDDWFYLHVERISQSKINISDRESSPHIPDAVDYIPLTDYLFRYDRGGFWVARYAFHYFCVPFTFFTRWLLNRFMHTQVMYHALHVSGLARRCIIQDVGVPTSTAAEFLDWLDHPENFGQYPLWLCPLLPGSAGGLEGASTDDAKGVNVDIHRGPNSSILESGGLLLPRIRPDSWLKIDSLNTKFTI; translated from the exons ATGGATCATACTGCAGCCGTGAAAGAAATATCAGAACGGGTTGCCGACTTCCACAGTCGCCAGCAACCGTTTCGTATACATCATGGTGCCACCAACAGCACTCGACCCTCCAACCGATCGCTCTCCAATACGGTCAGCACAGAGCCTCCCACCCGCATCCTCGAGATCGACGTCAACCGATGTACAGCTATAGTCGAGCCTAATGTCTCTATGGGTGCTCTGGTGGCTGCCACAAAGGCCCATGGCTTGGTCCCTTTGGTGGTTGTCGAGTTCCCAACCATCTCG GTGGTAAAGGCATGCAACGACCGCGTCGAAACCAGTTCGGAACTGGCGGACAAACATTCGGACTTGTTCTGGGGCACTGCGTCTTCCTTTGGCACCTTGGGAGTGGTCACCCTATTGGAAATTCAATTGAAAAAGTCACAGCCATTGGTGGAACTGAAATACTACGTCACTTCCAACATGAAGGATGCGGTGCGCACCTTTGAAGAGGCTAGCGCTGATCCAAGCACTGAGTATCTGGACG ATGATTGGTTCTATTTGCACGTCGAACGAATTTCTCAATCCAAGATCAACATCTCCGACCGAGAGAGTTCACCTCACATACCAGATGCAGTGGACTACATTCCTCTCACTGACTATCTTTTCCGTTATGATCGAGGTGGTTTCTGGGTTGCCCGTTATGCTTTTCACTACTTCTGTGTTCCATTCACCTTCTTTACCCGCTGGCTTCTCAACCGATTTATGCACACCCAGGTCATGTATCACGCCCTACACGTCAGCGGGCTTGCGCGTCGATGTATCATCCAAGATGTCGGTGTACCAACATCCACTGCTGCCGAGTTTCTGGACTGGCTGGACCACCCTGAAAACTTTGGACAATATCCGCTTTGGCTCTGTCCGCTACTACCAGGAAGTGCCGGAGGGTTGGAAGGAGCGTCGACTGATGACGCCAAGGGAGTCAATGTGGATATACACAGAGGACCCAACTCCTCAATTTTGGAATCTGGGGGCCTGCTGCTACCACGGATCAGGCCGGATTCGTGGCTCAAAATCGACAGCTTGAACACAAAGTTCACAATCTAG
- a CDS encoding 5'-nucleotidase, putative: MSNIETDGLSVTYSTGRTGSPDLRLIHYNDVYHVESGSAEPVGGMSRFQSLVNHYRYHPQFAGQPDILTFFSGDAFNPSIESTVTKGRHMVPFLNTVGTDVACVGNHDLDFGVVQFRHLASQCHFPWLLANVLDPALGEETPIADCGKSRMLTSSNGLKIGVLGLGEREWLGTINSLPPDLIYKSASQTAQVLAKQLRDEGADLVVAVTHQREPNDYKLANNLSPDLVDIILGGHDHFYAHAVVNGIHVMRSGTDFKQLSYIEAFRKPDGLPGWDFNIVRRDVVRSIPEDPDTVGMVARLTSSLKAKLDKPIGFTVSPLDGRFSTVRQRESNLGNFVCDLMRFYYAADCAMMAGGTIRGDQIYPPGILKLKDLLNCFPFEDPVVLLRVRGHALLAALENGVSQLPALEGRFSQVSNINYGFKLDAPSGSRITFVRVGGEPIDLQRDYLLATRGYMARGKDGFTSLLIQAEGGDVEELVSEENGVLISTILRQYFLSLKVLGKWNRWSASLGRHWGTVHRHLHGEGWLKPASPKTEKKADEKPNTQPSVRRKARAAYYYGRFPEEVEQGTDGTTGSETNSNVMDSDSDEDPDILTSSRPITNYVTQPAKSSAEEEYRLQIARRVVRKWMRHAGLQSRTLNTMDGEGEFTPAWTSGISPRLEGRIVVE; this comes from the exons ATGTCAAACATCGAAACAGACGGTCTCTCCGTCACTTACTCCACTGGCCGAACTGGGTCCCCGGATCTACGGCTGATCCACTACAATGATGTCTACCACGTCGA ATCTGGCTCTGCAGAGCCTGTCGGCGGGATGTCTCGGTTCCAATCCCTTGTTAATCACTACCGTTATCACCCGCAGTTCGCCGGGCAGCCTGACATCCTGACCTTCTTCTCCGGCGATGCTTTCAACCCGAGTATCGAAAGTACAGTTACAAAGGGCAGGCATATGGTACCATTCCTCAACACAGTGGGCACCGATGTAGCGTGTGTGGGT AATCATGATCTTGATTTTGGAGTCGTCCAATTCCGCCATTTGGCCAGCCAATGTCATTTTCCTTGGCTTTTAGCGAACGTTCTTGACCCGGCATTAGGAGAGGAAACCCCAATAGCTGACTGCGGAAAGTCTCGCATGTTGACCTCGTCTAATGGGCTCAAGATTGGTGTATTAGGTCTTGGAGAAAGAGAATG GCTCGGCACAATAAACTCTCTTCCGCCTGATCTGATCTATAAATCCGCATCTCAAACAGCACAGGTGCTTGCGAAACAGCTTCGAGATGAGGGAGCAGACCTCGTTGTTGCTGTCACCCACCAACGTGAACCGAATGACTACAAGCTAGCCAATAACCTATCACCCGACCTCGTGGATATCATTCTCGGAGGCCATGATCACTTCTATGCCCACGCTGTTGTCAACGGAATCCATGTCATGCGGTCAGGAACTGACTTTAAACAGTTGAGTTACATCGAAGCTTTCCGCAAACCTGACGGTTTGCCTGGTTGGGATTTTAACATTGTGCGGCGAGATGTCGTTCGCTCAATTCCCGAAGATCCTGATACAGTGGGAATGGTAGCCCGGCTTACTTCCAGCCTCAAGGCCAAGCTAGACAAGCCAATCGGATTTACAGTCAGCCCGCTTGATGGCCGGTTCTCCACTGTGCGGCAGCGTGAATCTAACTTGGGTAATTTTGTCTGTGACCTGATGCGCTTCTATTATGCGGCTGATTGtgccatgatggccggcgGTACAATCCGTGGCGATCAGATCTACCCGCCGGGGATACTGAAGCTGAAGGATCTGCTCAACTGCTTCCCTTTCGAAGACCCCGTGGTTTTGTTGCGCGTTCGTGGTCATGCATTGCTGGCTGCTCTCGAGAATGGGGTTAGTCAGCTTCCTGCGCTCGAGGGCCGATTCTCGCAAGTATCTAATATCAACTACGGGTTTAAACTGGATGCACCGTCGGGGTCCCGCATTACATTCGTTCGTGTTGGTGGCGAGCCCATTGATTTACAGCGTGACTATCTTCTTGCCACACGCGGCTACATGGCCCGGGGGAAAGACGGGTTTACGTCATTGCTTATCCAGGCCGAAGGTGGTGATGTGGAGGAGCTTGTATCTGAGGAAAACGGTGTGCTCATCAGTACAATCCTACGGCAGTATTTCTTAAGTCTCAAAGTACTCGGGAAATGGAACCGGTGGAGCGCCAGCTTGGGCCGACACTGGGGCACTGTACATCGCCATCTGCATGGTGAAGGCTGGCTGAAACCGGCGTCTCCCAAAACCGAGAAAAAAGCAGACGAAAAACCGAACACGCAGCCTAGTGTCCGACGGAAAGCCCGGGCAGCATACTATTATGGTCGATTTCCCGAAGAAGTCGAACAGGGCACCGACGGTACCACCGGAAGCGAGACGAATAGCAATGTCATGGACTCCGACTCAGATGAAGATCCAGACATCCTCACATCCTCGCGACCAATCACAAATTACGTCACTCAGCCAGCAAAATCATCCGCTGAAGAGGAGTATCGTCTACAAATTGCACGGCGAGTTGTCCGAAAGTGGATGCGGCACGCCGGTCTGCAGAGCAGAACGTTGAATACTATGGACGGCGAAGGGGAATTCACTCCGGCCTGGACGTCGGGAATCTCTCCTCGACTGGAAGGACGCATTGTGGTAGAGTAG
- a CDS encoding Histidine phosphatase superfamily, clade-1 — MKKSPPIVFIARHGARLDAADKDWHLTSPCPFDPPLSYGGWIQSRALGVRIGSLLRSRKFTGEDPENQHSHYPTSEKQAKRTPASSDLSRRYNVIIHTSPYLRCLQTAIGVSAGIHQQPSDTEASESTSSAPTVPTVSSPADQRCLLRVDAFLGEWLSPDYFDQITPPPGSDRMVASAKGELLRRAEVIPTTDGLARALSGHFPGGWRSQSHPSSPAIEDHHLHSATSQRQRASTHGTLQNPIRLKHAKKSLDRLRTDLPPTLDTFYVPPTPTYAVSTSDPIPTGYVAHARNACARIDYQWDSMRTPYWGTGGEFGEEWSTMHERVHNGFQHMINWYREQDLSEHGFTAEPNEVNDCNAQTVLVIITHGADCNALISSLNGHSVLLDINTASLTMAVRRNRVNKPMHDVGDTPIFPGPENQSVSREYCLQLVASTDHLRPGINPSQLISLSSPVPVLSPPPVPSYRNRLGARPSLLQETVTNGPPSTSPRAWMLAIRPSTGSPNSPGASGLWNSISSPTGKVDAEDNLVPNFGDRPVSQDSALSGSFDPSADLGWTKQLPQRALSQRGLWGSAQPLGDREGGTKRRWTVAEQKL; from the exons ATGAAAAAATCACCACCTATAGTGTTTATTGCCAG ACATGGCGCCCGCCTTGACGCTGCAGACAAAGATTGGCACTTGACCTCTCCATGCCCTTTCGATCCACCTCTTTCCTACGGTGGATGGATTCAATCCCGGGCACTTGGTGTACGTATAGGAAGTCTCTTAAGATCCCGAAAGTTCACTGGGGAAGATCCAGAGAATCAGCACAGCCATTATCCGACCTCGGAAAAACAGGCAAAACGTACCCCCGCATCTTCGGATCTGTCCCGCCGATATAACGTCATTATCCATACCTCTCCTTACCTTCGATGTCTGCAAACTGCAATAGGAGTTAGTGCTGGTATCCACCAACAACCTTCGGACACAGAAGCATCCGAATCAACTAGTTCAGCTCCCACTGTCCCCACAGTTTCATCCCCCGCTGACCAGCGATGTCTGCTCCGTGTCGACGCATTTCTGGGCGAGTGGCTATCACCCGACTACTTTGACCAGATCACACCCCCGCCGGGCTCTGACAGAATGGTGGCGTCCGCCAAAGGGGAATTACTCCGTCGTGCCGAGGTCATCCCAACTACCGATGGTTTGGCAAGGGCGTTGTCGGGCCACTTCCCTGGCGGTTGGCGCAGCCAGTCACACCCTAGTTCGCCGGCTATTGAAGACCACCACTTGCATTCTGCAACATCCCAGCGCCAGCGTGCCAGCACTCATGGTACTCTCCAGAACCCTATCCGTCTCAAACATGCAAAGAAATCTCTCGATCGCCTGAGAACAGACTTGCCGCCTACTCTAGACACATTTTACGTACCCCCAACTCCCACCTACGCCGTTTCCACCTCGGATCCCATTCCTACAGGATATGTTGCTCATGCTCGAAACGCATGTGCGAGGATCGACTACCAGTGGGACAGCATGCGCACGCCTTATTGGGGCACAGGGGGCGAATTCGGCGAGGAATGGAGTACAATGCACGAACGGGTGCACAATGGATTTCAGCACATGATTAACTGGTACCGGGAACAGGATCTATCTGAACACGGTTTCACAGCAGAGCCGAACGAGGTAAATGACTGCAATGCACAAACGGTCCTCGTTATTATCACACATGGCGCGGACTGCAATGCTTTGATTAGTTCGTTGAATGGGCACTCAGTCTTACTCGATATTAACACAGCTTCACTCACCATGGCTGTGCGACGTAATCGCGTGAATAAACCCATGCATGACGTGGGTGATACGCCTATATTTCCGGGCCCAGAGAATCAATCCGTATCACGAGAGTACTGCTTGCAGCTTGTGGCGTCGACAGATCATCTGCGCCCGGGAATAAACCCCTCGCAGCTCATCTCGCTGTCATCACCCGTCCCTGTACTTTCACCACCTCCGGTTCCTTCCTATCGGAATCGTCTTGGTGCTCGCccatctcttcttcaagaaaCAGTAACAAATGGGCCACCTAGTACTAGCCCTCGAGCATGGATGCTAGCAATACGCCCCTCAACTGGTTCACCTAATTCTCCAGGTGCCTCTGGGCTTTGGAACTCGATCTCGTCACCCACTGGCAAAGTCGATGCAGAGGACAATCTTGTGCCGAACTTTGGTGACCGGCCGGTCAGTCAGGATTCAGCACTCTCTGGTAGCTTTGATCCATCTGCAGATCTGGGCTGGACGAAGCAGTTACCACAACGGGCTCTGTCTCAGCGTGGTCTATGGGGGAGTGCTCAGCCATTGGGTGATCGTGAAGGTGGAACGAAACGGCGATGGACAGTGGCGGAACAAAAGCTGTGA